In Aequorivita sp. H23M31, a single window of DNA contains:
- the dprA gene encoding DNA-processing protein DprA — MLSNKELRYTLALQRIPNLGDISAKKLLRKVGSAEGIFKEKKSTLAKIDGFGVVRLKEINMKLQLEQADEELRFIEDNEVEWTYFQDKNYPENLKHCLDGPILLFQRGNIDLGNKKIISIVGTRKITSYGNAFCQNLIEELAPLNPVIVSGLAYGVDICAHKAAMNNNLQTIGCLAHGLNQTYPREHKKYLKKLEENGGVFTEFWSSDKFEKTNFLKRNRVIGGLSEATIVIESADKGGSLVTADIAHSYNREVFALPGRATDAQSRGCNTLIKQQKAHLLTSAADIIYHLGWELQETKKPLQTQLFVELDEDEKIIFRFLKEKEKELLDIIALECNLPVFKVATLLMNMEIKGVVRPLPGKLFQLV; from the coding sequence ATGCTTTCAAACAAAGAACTTCGCTACACCCTTGCGCTACAACGAATTCCCAATCTTGGTGATATCTCGGCAAAGAAACTCTTGCGAAAAGTAGGTTCTGCGGAAGGAATTTTTAAAGAGAAAAAAAGCACTCTAGCCAAAATTGATGGCTTTGGAGTTGTTCGTTTAAAAGAGATAAATATGAAACTTCAACTCGAGCAGGCGGATGAAGAACTCAGATTTATTGAGGATAATGAAGTGGAGTGGACTTATTTTCAGGACAAAAATTATCCTGAAAATCTTAAACACTGCCTCGATGGTCCCATCCTTCTTTTTCAGCGAGGAAATATCGATTTGGGAAACAAGAAGATAATCAGCATTGTTGGTACACGAAAAATAACTAGTTATGGCAATGCTTTCTGTCAAAATCTTATAGAGGAATTGGCACCCTTAAATCCCGTTATCGTATCCGGTTTGGCTTATGGGGTGGACATCTGCGCTCATAAAGCAGCAATGAATAATAATCTTCAAACTATTGGATGTTTGGCACACGGTCTAAACCAAACCTATCCTCGTGAACATAAGAAATACCTAAAAAAGCTAGAGGAGAACGGAGGTGTTTTCACTGAATTTTGGAGCAGTGATAAATTTGAAAAAACAAACTTTTTAAAACGAAATCGTGTTATCGGCGGTCTATCGGAAGCAACAATAGTTATCGAATCGGCAGATAAAGGTGGTAGTCTCGTTACGGCAGATATTGCCCATTCATACAACCGTGAAGTTTTCGCCCTTCCGGGAAGAGCTACGGATGCACAAAGTAGGGGTTGCAATACTCTTATAAAACAACAGAAAGCACACCTCCTTACATCGGCGGCAGACATTATTTATCATTTGGGATGGGAGTTGCAGGAGACGAAAAAACCGCTTCAGACACAACTTTTTGTTGAATTAGATGAAGATGAAAAGATTATTTTCAGATTCCTGAAGGAAAAAGAAAAAGAATTGTTGGATATCATCGCACTTGAATGTAACCTTCCTGTTTTTAAAGTTGCAACTCTTTTGATGAATATGGAGATTAAGGGAGTGGTAAGACCTTTGCCGGGCAAACTTTTTCAGTTGGTATGA
- a CDS encoding serine hydrolase domain-containing protein, whose amino-acid sequence MKNNLFLFLFFGLLATVTFAQDFDSSKLDSYFDALETHNKFMGSVAVSQDAKIIYTRSVGFADVENKIKANENTKYRIGSISKTFTAALVFKGVEAGKIDLNQTIDKFFPTFPKGDKITVQQLLYHRSGIHNFTSEEDYLSWNTSPKSEKEMIDIIIKGGSDFEPDSRAEYSNSNYVLLSIILEKTFKKQYSEILKEFITQPLGLKNTYLGGKIDVKKNESKSYKWMGDWKLEPETDISVPLGAGGIVSTPSDLVKFSDALFAGKVVKEESLKQMENIKEHYGMGLFQFPFGNKQGFGHTGGIDGFTSIFTHFPDGNVSYAMTSNGTNFNNNDISIAVLSAVYNEPYEIPQLNTIELSSEDLDQYLGVYSSSEIPLKITITKENSTLIAQATGQSSFSLEPTEKNKFKFDAAGVVLEFNPSEHTMVLKQGGGVFTFRKE is encoded by the coding sequence ATGAAAAATAATCTCTTTCTTTTCCTGTTTTTTGGACTGTTGGCTACCGTAACCTTTGCCCAAGATTTTGATAGTTCAAAATTGGATTCCTATTTTGATGCGCTTGAAACACACAATAAATTTATGGGAAGTGTTGCCGTTTCTCAAGATGCTAAGATAATTTATACCAGATCCGTTGGGTTTGCTGATGTTGAAAACAAAATAAAAGCCAATGAAAATACTAAATATCGGATAGGTTCTATCTCAAAGACTTTTACCGCTGCTTTGGTTTTCAAAGGGGTGGAAGCTGGTAAAATCGATTTGAACCAAACAATTGATAAATTCTTTCCAACATTTCCGAAGGGTGACAAAATCACAGTACAACAGTTGCTTTATCATAGAAGTGGAATTCATAATTTCACCAGCGAAGAAGATTATCTGAGTTGGAACACGAGTCCGAAATCTGAAAAGGAAATGATAGATATTATCATAAAGGGAGGAAGCGACTTTGAGCCGGATAGCCGAGCAGAGTACAGCAATTCAAATTATGTGCTTCTCTCCATTATTCTCGAAAAAACATTTAAAAAGCAATATTCTGAAATACTCAAGGAATTTATAACTCAGCCTTTAGGTTTAAAAAACACATATTTAGGAGGTAAAATTGATGTTAAGAAAAACGAGAGTAAATCGTACAAATGGATGGGAGATTGGAAGCTGGAGCCAGAAACCGATATCTCTGTGCCATTGGGTGCGGGAGGAATTGTTTCCACTCCCAGTGATTTGGTTAAATTCAGTGATGCCCTGTTCGCAGGAAAAGTTGTGAAGGAAGAAAGCCTGAAACAAATGGAAAATATAAAGGAGCATTATGGAATGGGCCTTTTTCAGTTTCCTTTTGGAAATAAACAGGGCTTCGGACACACTGGTGGTATAGATGGATTTACTTCCATATTCACCCACTTTCCCGATGGAAATGTTTCGTATGCCATGACTTCAAATGGCACTAATTTCAATAACAATGATATTTCTATTGCGGTTTTAAGTGCAGTTTATAATGAACCTTATGAAATTCCGCAATTAAATACCATTGAACTAAGTTCCGAGGACTTGGATCAATACTTGGGTGTGTATTCTTCTTCAGAAATTCCTTTGAAAATTACTATAACAAAGGAAAATTCAACTTTAATAGCGCAAGCAACTGGCCAATCTTCTTTTTCTCTAGAACCGACCGAAAAGAATAAATTCAAATTTGATGCTGCCGGTGTTGTTTTGGAATTTAATCCTTCGGAACATACAATGGTGCTTAAACAGGGTGGCGGCGTGTTTACTTTTAGAAAGGAATGA
- a CDS encoding HU domain-containing protein: MQLSNYIADLLYRYECVIIPGFGAFLTRNQSARIEQATNTFYPPSKVLSFNRQLQVNDGLLANYVASAEKCSYETALQRVRKFSAHLNTELNAGNPISIKNIGEFSLNEERAIQFEPLNKQNFNTASFGLSSFVSPEISRIIQGETVVKTDKGVVNLATQQRVSRPYLKYAAVAAIALTASGFAGMKLYENQVQKYNFAQRQKANSLVENQIQEATFVIENPLPVINLELAKQIGKYHLVAGAYRLEENADKKIEQLREKGYSPMNMGVTRYGLHQVIYASFEERIDALKKLHEIQRDENPDAWLLVQEID, translated from the coding sequence ATGCAACTATCCAATTATATAGCCGATTTATTATACCGCTACGAATGCGTGATAATCCCGGGTTTCGGGGCATTTCTTACTCGAAATCAATCCGCTAGGATAGAACAAGCAACAAACACCTTTTATCCCCCGTCCAAGGTTTTATCCTTCAACAGGCAGCTTCAAGTTAATGATGGTTTGTTGGCAAATTATGTTGCTTCGGCAGAAAAATGTTCTTATGAAACGGCACTCCAAAGAGTCCGCAAATTTTCTGCCCATCTTAACACGGAGTTGAATGCAGGAAATCCAATTTCCATAAAAAATATTGGTGAATTTTCGTTGAACGAAGAAAGAGCTATACAATTTGAGCCCTTGAATAAACAAAATTTCAATACGGCTTCTTTTGGACTTTCCAGTTTTGTTTCTCCAGAAATAAGTCGCATTATCCAAGGGGAAACTGTGGTAAAAACGGATAAAGGAGTTGTTAACCTTGCCACCCAGCAAAGAGTTTCCAGACCCTATTTAAAATATGCTGCTGTCGCTGCTATTGCTCTAACGGCCTCGGGTTTTGCTGGAATGAAGCTGTACGAAAATCAGGTCCAAAAATATAATTTTGCACAACGCCAAAAGGCCAACTCGCTGGTTGAAAACCAGATTCAGGAAGCCACTTTCGTTATTGAAAATCCACTGCCTGTAATAAACCTGGAGCTTGCAAAACAAATAGGAAAATACCATCTTGTTGCAGGAGCCTATAGATTGGAGGAAAATGCCGATAAAAAAATAGAACAACTTCGAGAAAAAGGTTATTCTCCAATGAATATGGGGGTTACTCGCTATGGCCTACATCAGGTAATATATGCTAGTTTTGAGGAAAGAATTGACGCTCTTAAAAAACTCCACGAAATTCAACGTGATGAAAATCCAGATGCCTGGCTTCTTGTACAGGAAATCGACTAG
- a CDS encoding lipoprotein signal peptidase yields the protein MSLKKATAIILLILLIDQVSKIYIKTHFMLGEEIRVFDWFRILFVENEGMAWGAKIPGTYGKLILTLFRIVAIGGIGYWLWDSIKRKSSRILIFCIAFIFAGALGNIIDSVFYGLIFNDSHRQVATLFPEAGGYGTLFHGKVVDMLYFPLYNGTLPEWIPIWGGQYFTFFDPVFNVADSAISVGVVLLLIFNKKAFPKK from the coding sequence ATGAGCCTAAAGAAAGCCACCGCTATTATCCTTCTGATTTTATTGATAGACCAAGTGTCGAAAATCTATATAAAGACCCATTTTATGTTGGGAGAAGAAATTCGCGTTTTCGATTGGTTTCGTATTCTTTTCGTTGAAAATGAAGGAATGGCTTGGGGTGCAAAAATTCCTGGAACTTATGGGAAACTTATTCTAACCCTTTTTAGGATCGTGGCCATAGGTGGAATTGGATACTGGTTGTGGGATTCAATAAAAAGAAAGTCCTCCCGAATTTTAATTTTCTGTATTGCCTTTATTTTTGCCGGGGCCTTGGGAAATATCATCGATTCCGTTTTCTACGGTCTCATTTTCAACGATAGTCACAGGCAAGTAGCAACTCTGTTTCCGGAAGCTGGTGGATATGGAACGTTGTTCCATGGAAAAGTGGTAGATATGCTATATTTCCCCTTATATAATGGGACTTTGCCGGAATGGATCCCAATATGGGGTGGTCAATATTTCACCTTTTTTGACCCTGTTTTTAATGTCGCCGATTCTGCAATTAGCGTGGGTGTAGTTCTTTTGTTGATCTTCAACAAAAAAGCATTTCCGAAGAAATAG
- a CDS encoding ATP-grasp domain-containing protein, with protein MNIAILSRGEALYSTRSLYKAGKDRNHTVEILDPSYFNLSIEKGKSLLHFEGEKIDFFDAIIPRIGASNTNFGANVVRQFEAMGVFTVVSSEGILNSRNKWTCFQILAKNQIPVPKTLYASFFEYEEQLASFGGKPVIIKLLEGTHGEGVILTESIQNAMATIETLSTAGVKFLLQEYIEEAKGSDIRAIIVDGVVVAAMKRNSKCGEFRSNLHRGGTSEKIQLSIDEEKVAIKAARAMGLGFCGVDILQSKEGPLVLEINSTPGLEGIETTSGKSVSKSVIGYIERNRIK; from the coding sequence ATGAACATCGCCATTCTTTCCCGCGGGGAAGCCCTATATTCAACCAGAAGTCTTTATAAAGCTGGGAAAGATCGCAACCACACCGTGGAAATTTTGGATCCCTCCTATTTCAATCTTTCCATTGAAAAAGGAAAGTCACTTCTACATTTTGAAGGAGAGAAAATAGATTTCTTTGACGCTATTATTCCAAGGATTGGAGCTTCTAATACTAATTTCGGCGCCAACGTGGTACGCCAGTTTGAGGCAATGGGAGTTTTTACTGTGGTCTCTTCCGAAGGTATTCTAAACAGCCGTAACAAGTGGACCTGCTTTCAGATATTGGCGAAGAACCAAATTCCCGTTCCCAAAACCCTTTACGCATCCTTCTTCGAATATGAAGAACAGTTGGCCTCATTTGGGGGGAAACCGGTTATTATAAAACTCTTGGAAGGTACCCACGGAGAAGGTGTAATCCTTACGGAAAGTATTCAAAATGCCATGGCTACCATTGAAACCCTCTCGACCGCGGGAGTAAAATTTTTACTTCAAGAATATATTGAAGAGGCTAAGGGCTCCGATATTCGAGCCATAATTGTGGACGGGGTGGTGGTAGCCGCCATGAAAAGAAATTCGAAATGTGGAGAATTTAGAAGCAACCTGCACCGTGGAGGGACTTCAGAAAAAATCCAACTTTCCATTGATGAAGAAAAGGTAGCTATCAAGGCAGCACGAGCTATGGGATTGGGATTTTGCGGGGTGGACATATTACAATCTAAAGAAGGTCCTTTGGTACTCGAAATCAATAGCACTCCTGGATTGGAAGGCATTGAAACAACTTCAGGCAAAAGCGTCTCAAAAAGCGTGATCGGCTATATCGAACGAAATAGGATTAAATAG
- a CDS encoding 5-formyltetrahydrofolate cyclo-ligase — MSHKSDLRIKYKKLREDLSESSVEDMSLQIANQALKLPIWNGTYYHIFLPISHKKEVDTSFLMHILQGKEKSIVVSKADFSTNEMKHILLQDNTPLKVSDYGIPEPVSGIEISPEILDVVFVPLLAYDLNGHRIGYGKGFYDRFLKKCRKDTVFIGLSFFEPEPKIFFEATDIPLDYCITPEKTFDFKNNHLSL; from the coding sequence ATGAGCCACAAATCGGATTTACGAATAAAATACAAAAAGCTTCGAGAAGACTTATCTGAAAGTTCGGTGGAGGATATGAGTCTTCAGATTGCAAACCAAGCTTTAAAACTTCCTATTTGGAATGGAACGTATTATCATATATTTCTTCCTATTTCGCATAAAAAAGAAGTGGACACAAGTTTCTTAATGCATATTCTGCAGGGAAAGGAAAAAAGCATAGTAGTATCCAAAGCAGATTTTTCAACCAATGAAATGAAACATATTCTGCTTCAGGATAATACTCCTCTTAAGGTCTCGGATTATGGGATTCCCGAACCTGTTTCAGGAATAGAAATCTCACCGGAAATATTGGATGTGGTTTTTGTTCCGCTATTAGCTTACGATCTAAACGGGCATCGAATAGGTTATGGCAAGGGTTTTTATGATCGTTTCTTGAAAAAATGTCGAAAAGATACAGTGTTTATCGGATTATCTTTCTTTGAACCTGAGCCCAAAATATTTTTTGAAGCCACTGACATTCCTTTGGATTATTGCATCACCCCCGAAAAAACCTTTGATTTTAAAAATAACCATTTATCTTTATAG
- a CDS encoding DUF2752 domain-containing protein, whose product MYYVSGFYCPGCGSQRAVHLLLHGNISGAFRFNPLMVLTLPILIYGLGITVANWIFGTSYRFMLFYSKLFIFGFFGLAILYWVLRNLPFYPFNLLAPPS is encoded by the coding sequence ATGTATTACGTCTCGGGATTTTACTGCCCTGGTTGCGGTTCGCAACGTGCTGTTCATCTTTTGTTACACGGGAATATTAGTGGAGCTTTTCGATTTAATCCATTAATGGTGTTGACGTTACCAATTTTAATCTACGGATTGGGAATCACAGTTGCCAACTGGATATTCGGCACGAGTTATCGATTTATGCTCTTTTACAGTAAACTCTTTATCTTCGGATTTTTTGGATTGGCAATTCTATATTGGGTACTTCGGAATCTCCCCTTTTATCCATTCAATCTACTTGCCCCTCCCAGTTAA
- a CDS encoding acyl-CoA thioesterase, producing MTPKNPSDSLTIITDLVLPSETNPIGNMFGGELLARMDRAASIAARRHSRRIVVTASVNHVAFSKMIPLGSVVTVEAKVSRAFSSSMEVYMDVFIEDRESGERSISNEAIYTFVAVDETGRPVRVPELIPETEVEKKRFEAALRRKQLSLVLAGKMKPSEATELKALFN from the coding sequence ATGACTCCTAAAAATCCCAGTGACTCACTCACGATTATAACCGATCTCGTACTACCTAGCGAAACCAATCCTATTGGAAATATGTTTGGTGGCGAACTGCTCGCTAGAATGGATCGTGCCGCTAGTATTGCTGCTCGAAGACATAGCAGACGAATAGTTGTTACGGCTTCGGTGAACCACGTGGCATTCAGCAAAATGATTCCTCTGGGAAGTGTTGTTACCGTGGAAGCCAAAGTCTCGCGAGCATTTTCCAGCTCCATGGAGGTATATATGGATGTATTTATCGAGGATAGGGAAAGCGGGGAACGGAGCATTTCCAACGAAGCTATTTATACCTTTGTAGCGGTTGATGAAACTGGTAGGCCGGTAAGAGTACCGGAATTAATACCGGAAACAGAAGTCGAAAAAAAACGGTTTGAAGCGGCTCTGCGCCGAAAACAATTAAGTTTGGTATTGGCAGGAAAAATGAAACCAAGCGAAGCAACGGAGTTGAAAGCATTATTCAATTAA
- a CDS encoding succinylglutamate desuccinylase/aspartoacylase family protein → MAKKEERDIVILNVRIALGESKRLDFSIAKLYTTTKVEIPIIIERSKIPGPTVLITAAIHGDEINGVEIVRQLIARKLNKPKRGTIICIPILNVFGFLNGDRSFPDGRDLNRVFPGTKSGSLASRVAYNFTKKILPNADYCLDFHTGGASRFNAPQIRIRQGDERLLELAKAFNAPFTVYSNTIEKSYRNTCRKMGIPALLFEGGKSRESNKSVVKEGVDGVLRFLDYLDMLGKRIPVPLAENDTIIIEKSRWVRAQRSGLLHIKIKCNKHVEKGEFLATITDPYGTMRFKVTSPNEGYIINVNQSPIVNQGDAIFHISTANTADVEDEEMED, encoded by the coding sequence ATGGCAAAGAAAGAAGAACGGGATATAGTAATTTTAAATGTACGAATCGCGCTTGGCGAAAGTAAAAGACTGGATTTCAGCATAGCCAAGCTCTATACAACCACCAAGGTTGAAATTCCGATTATTATTGAACGTTCCAAAATTCCTGGACCCACGGTTTTGATTACTGCCGCAATCCACGGCGATGAAATAAATGGGGTAGAAATTGTGCGCCAATTAATTGCCCGTAAACTTAACAAACCAAAGCGGGGAACGATCATCTGTATTCCAATATTAAATGTGTTTGGATTTTTGAACGGCGATAGATCCTTTCCGGATGGCCGAGATCTTAATCGGGTTTTCCCAGGTACAAAATCCGGTTCTCTAGCCAGTAGGGTCGCTTATAATTTCACAAAAAAGATATTGCCCAATGCAGATTACTGCCTCGATTTTCATACTGGAGGGGCAAGTAGATTTAATGCACCACAGATTAGGATTAGACAAGGTGATGAAAGGTTATTAGAACTTGCCAAAGCTTTCAATGCTCCATTTACAGTTTATTCGAATACCATCGAGAAATCCTATCGCAATACTTGCCGTAAAATGGGAATTCCAGCGCTACTATTTGAAGGAGGAAAAAGTCGCGAAAGCAACAAATCTGTAGTGAAAGAAGGCGTAGACGGAGTACTGCGATTTTTAGATTACCTTGATATGTTAGGCAAGAGAATTCCGGTTCCCTTGGCTGAAAACGATACCATAATTATTGAAAAGAGCAGATGGGTGCGCGCCCAAAGAAGCGGTTTACTTCATATTAAGATTAAATGTAATAAGCACGTGGAAAAAGGGGAATTTCTTGCCACTATTACAGATCCTTATGGCACGATGAGGTTTAAAGTTACTTCTCCAAACGAAGGATATATAATCAATGTTAACCAATCCCCTATTGTAAACCAAGGCGATGCCATATTTCATATTTCAACTGCAAATACTGCAGATGTTGAGGATGAAGAGATGGAGGATTAA
- the rimK gene encoding 30S ribosomal protein S6--L-glutamate ligase, producing the protein MNIKILSANANLYSTKRLVEAARARKHDVEIVNHSKCDIVIEKKNPVIMYKGQKLGHTDAIIPRIGASVTFYGTAVVRQFEMMHCFTTTESQALVRSRDKLRSLQILSRAGLGLPKTVFTNYSKNVKEIVDQAGGAPVIIKLLEGTQGIGVILVETRKAAESVIEAFNNLQARVIVQEFVKEAGGADIRAFIVDGQVVGAMKRQAKEGEFRSNLHRGGSATVIKLTDEEETAALKAARALGLGIAGVDMLQSARGPLILEVNSSPGLEGIESATGKDIANSIIKYIERNV; encoded by the coding sequence ATGAACATTAAAATATTATCTGCGAACGCAAATCTTTATTCTACCAAGCGACTTGTGGAAGCGGCAAGAGCCAGAAAACATGATGTGGAAATAGTCAACCATTCCAAATGCGACATCGTTATCGAAAAGAAGAATCCCGTAATTATGTACAAGGGGCAAAAACTTGGACATACCGATGCCATCATTCCGCGGATAGGAGCCTCCGTTACGTTTTATGGAACAGCCGTAGTTCGCCAGTTCGAGATGATGCACTGTTTTACTACCACAGAATCTCAGGCGTTGGTACGTTCGCGCGATAAGTTGAGAAGTCTGCAGATACTATCCCGTGCCGGACTGGGATTGCCAAAAACTGTTTTTACCAACTATTCCAAAAATGTCAAAGAGATTGTAGATCAGGCAGGAGGTGCTCCGGTGATAATCAAATTGCTAGAAGGAACTCAAGGTATTGGAGTTATTTTGGTTGAAACAAGAAAAGCAGCTGAATCAGTTATTGAAGCTTTTAATAATCTTCAGGCCAGGGTGATTGTTCAGGAATTTGTCAAGGAAGCTGGCGGTGCAGACATACGTGCTTTTATTGTGGATGGACAAGTAGTAGGCGCAATGAAAAGACAGGCCAAAGAAGGAGAATTTCGTTCCAACCTACATCGAGGTGGAAGCGCTACGGTAATAAAACTTACGGATGAAGAGGAAACTGCAGCCCTCAAAGCTGCTAGAGCCTTGGGACTTGGAATTGCGGGTGTGGACATGCTGCAATCCGCTCGCGGCCCCCTTATTCTTGAGGTTAATTCCTCTCCCGGCTTGGAAGGAATTGAATCGGCAACTGGAAAGGATATTGCCAATTCCATCATCAAATACATTGAGCGCAACGTGTAA
- a CDS encoding CD225/dispanin family protein — translation METTNNQPIGTPPDNNLVWAILCTVLCCLPLGIVSIIKSTKVKELWALGDYAGAQKAADDAKKWAIWGAAVAVIIWVLYVLFFLVIGFGGAFSEYY, via the coding sequence ATGGAAACAACCAACAACCAACCCATCGGAACGCCGCCAGACAATAATTTGGTGTGGGCGATTTTATGCACTGTGTTATGCTGTTTACCCTTAGGCATAGTATCAATTATTAAATCTACAAAAGTAAAGGAATTATGGGCACTTGGCGATTATGCTGGAGCTCAAAAGGCGGCAGACGACGCGAAGAAATGGGCCATATGGGGCGCCGCTGTTGCGGTAATAATTTGGGTATTGTATGTTCTATTCTTCCTAGTAATCGGATTTGGTGGTGCTTTCTCAGAATATTACTAA
- a CDS encoding ATP-dependent zinc protease family protein has protein sequence MKRNIGRIDKADFPLLNLFDIEVKVDTGAYTSTIHCKNVKIEEGYLKCNFLDEEHPSYHEKEIVFDEYDVKVVKSSNGQSEPRYRIKTEIILFGKTSEIFLTLSDREEMRFPVLLGRNFLSKKFIVDINKTNLSFKLKVKNEH, from the coding sequence ATGAAAAGAAATATTGGACGAATAGATAAAGCAGATTTTCCTCTCTTAAATTTATTTGATATCGAGGTGAAAGTCGATACAGGCGCTTATACTTCTACTATACATTGCAAAAACGTTAAGATAGAAGAAGGCTATTTAAAGTGTAATTTTTTGGACGAGGAGCATCCCAGTTATCACGAAAAGGAAATTGTTTTTGACGAATATGATGTAAAGGTCGTAAAGAGCAGCAATGGCCAATCTGAACCGCGATATAGAATCAAGACCGAGATTATTCTTTTCGGCAAGACCTCCGAGATATTCTTGACGTTAAGTGACAGAGAAGAGATGCGATTTCCCGTACTTTTGGGTCGAAATTTTTTGAGCAAGAAATTTATAGTAGATATTAACAAAACAAATCTATCCTTCAAACTAAAAGTTAAAAATGAACATTAA